From the genome of Mucilaginibacter paludis DSM 18603:
CAACCATGCAGGCTTATATGGGGAGTTTGTTTGTGAATAATTTTACGCTGTATAACCGAACGTACCACGTAGTTGTTCAGGCCGATACAGCCTATAGGGCGCTGATATCCAACATGAATAAATATTATGTACATAATTCGGCAGGGGAGATGCTGCCGCTTAGCGCCGTAATCAGCTACAAGCCTATTGTGGCCGCGCCATTGATCACGCACTTCAATATCTTCCGGTCTGCCGAGGTGGACGGCTCCATACCCGAGGGGTACAGCAGCGGACAGGCTATTGAAGCATTGAAACAGCTGGCCGCCAAAACACTGCCGCGCGGTTATACCTACGAGTTTTCGGGATTGAGCTATGAAGAGATCAAGGCCGGCTCTACCACCATCTATATCTTTATGTTCTCCATCATCTTCGTATTCCTGTTTCTGGCTGCCCTGTACGAGAGTTGGTCGGTACCCTTCTCGGTGATGTTGGCTGTGCCTATCAGCGCTTTCGGGGCTATAGTAGCGCTTACAACGGCGCCCAACATCACCAATAACGTATACGCGCAAATAGGGCTCATCACCCTGATAGGCCTGTCGGCCAAAAATGCCATTTTGATTGTGGAGTTTGCCAAGATCAGGGTTGACAGGGGAGAAGAGCTCATCAAATCGACCCTCGAAGCGGTACGGCTGCGTTTGCGCCCCATCATCATGACTTCGCTCGCCTTTATTTTAGGCGTATTGCCGCTGGTATTGGCTACAGGGGCAGGTGCCGAATCCAGAAATACCATTGGGGTTACGGTTTTGGGCGGGATGATAGCCTCATCAACCATTTCTATCTTCATTGTGCCTGTGTTGTTTGTGCTGTTCACCCGTTTATCTTACGGAAAAAAAGAACTGGCTTACCTGCAGGCCCACCACGAAGAACTGATGGAAAAAGCTAAAAAGGTAGAAGAGCAGAATATAGACCCCGAACTGGAATATGATATTGCTGAGGACCACGCCCGGCAGAAACCTTTAAAATAATAATAACACAGATAAGCGCATTATGGAACGCCCCCAGTTGATAGCACGGAATTTAAGGCAGATAGATTACCTGTACACCAAAAAATTATCAAAGGAGCTATCTGCTATTCATGTTAATAACCATTTTGAGGTACTGCTTGTATTGGCCAAGCAGGTGCATCCGCTAACGCAGAACCAGTTAGCCCAATTGCTGCATCTCGATAAATCAAGAATGGCCAATATTGTTTTCCAATTGGAGGAACACCAGTTGGTGAGCGTTGAAGTAAATCCGGCGGACAGGCGGCAACATTATGTTACCCTGTCGCCGTATGCTTTAAGTGCCATGCCGGATATTGAAACCAAAGTTCAGCAAATTAACGATATGGCCGAAGCCGGCATAAGCCAGGAAAAGCTGGATGTTTTTTTTGAAGTGGTTGAAACTATCAGGCAAAACCTGGTTAAACGAAGTGTTTAAATGGCCTGTAATTGCCGTTTGGTTTGGAATACTTGATTCATGCCATTTAGTTAAGCAGTGCACTCAGGTTGCAGAGTTCGTCGCACGGTGAACACACCCCCTGCAGCCGCAATGCCCGGCCCACCCCCTCTCAAGAGGGGAGCTTAATAAGGCACTCATTATCAATATAATATTAAAAAAAAAGCGGCGGCCGGTGCGATTCCCCTCTCGAGAGGGGCGGAGGGGTGTGTTCTATGCGAGCGATTGTGTGCTATCTATTGCAATTATATAAGCACCGCCATTTCTTAACTAAACGACATTGAGACATGAATTTTTAATCGCGTAAGTTAAACAAAACCTGCTTTATTTTTATTATCAATATATTTCAGCTATCCGGTAAAATAGTTGTTATATGCGGCAGTCATTTGATGTTGTGAGCAAAAAATTAATATCTTTAATTGCTTTCTGTTACCGGATTGTCTGCTTAAGAAGAACAGCCGAACTTGAATGTGCTAACCAAAATTGATTATGAAAAAAAAGTTATTAAAATATATACTTCCCGTAGCGCTGCTTACAGCAAGTATATCCCTTTACGCGCTAAAAACCGATACCAGCGTAGTGCCCGATGCAGATAACGCGGGTTTAACCCTGCCAGCAGGCTTTGGTGCTTTAAAAGTTGCCGAATTAGGCGCACAGGCCAGGCATTTATCTGTTACGCCCCAGGGCGATATTTATGTAAAGCTGGCCCGCCCCAAGGATGGCAAGGGGATTATGGTACTGCATGAAGGGGCTAACGGCAAGGCCGAAGTTACAGCAGCATTTGGTAATTATGGTGGTACAGGTATGTATATTAAAGATGGCTACCTGTATGCATCGTCAAATACCGAAGTGTTCAGGTATAAGCTGAATGATAAAAACCAGGTGATTGACCCGGATAAACCCGAGAAAATTATTACCGGGTTAAAGGCGGGCCGCCAGCACGAAACCAAATCTATTGTGTTGGATAATGCCGGGAATATTTTTGTAAACATCGGGGCATGGTCAAACTCTTGCCAGGTGGTTGACAGGGCCTTTCATTCTCCGGGTGTTGAAGGATGCCCCATTCTGGATTCGATGGGCGGAATCTGGGAGTTTAAGGCCAATAAGTTAAACCAAAGTTATAACGATGGTGTACGGTATGCTACCGGCTTGCGCAACGTAGTTGGTTTGGATTGGAACCAACAGGATAACCAGCTTTTTGTAATGCAGCACGGGCGTGATAACCTGAACAGTGCCTGGCCCGAGTTGTTTAACGTAAAGCAGTCGGCCGAGTTACCTGCCGAGTGTATGTATGCGCTTAAAAAAGGCGATAATGCCGGCTGGCCGTATATGTTTTATAACCAGATAGAGCATAAAAAAATACAAGCGCCCGAATATGGTGGCGATGGAAAAAAAGAAGCGGACGCCAAATACCTGGAGCCCGTAGCCGCTTATCCGGGCCACATGGCACCTAACGGTTTACTTTTTTATACCGGCAAAATGTTTCCCGAAAAATACCGCAACGGAGCATTTATCGCCTTCCATGGATCATGGAACCGCGCACCTGAACCGCAGAAAGGCTATTTTGTAGTGTTCCAGCCATTTAAAGATGGAAAGCCATCCGGCGATTGGGAAGTGTTTGCGGATAATTTTTCAGGCTCGGCACAAAAAAGCGCTTCGGGCCGTGCAGATCATCGCCCATGCGGCCTGGCACAAGGCTCTGATGGCTCGCTGTACGTGAGCGATGATTCTAAGGGAACCATTTACCGTATTGTTTACACCAAAAAATAAATATATTTACCCTACAGCCGGGTGTTGAACCCCGGCTGTAGATTGATAAACCCATCATTACCCTTTTATTCAATGAAAGTTATTTTTACTACTGTTGTTGCCCTTTGTTTTTCACTGCTTGCTATCCAGAAAATAGCTGCTCAAACTAAACCTGCCGCCAAAAAGGCGGCTGCTAAGGCCCCCGCAAGTATGGCTGCATCAATGGCTAACGGACAAAGGGTTTACCTGCAATATTGCCTGAGTTGCCACCAAATGGATGGGGGAGGTGTACCCAATATGAACCCGCCTTTAGTTAAAACAACTTATGTTTTGGGCGATAAGGTTCGTTTAATAAAAATTGTGCTGAACGGCTTTGCGCAAAATGTTGATATCGACGGCCAATCGTACTCCAACACCATGCCCCCGCAAAACATGTTGAAAGACCAGGAAATTGCCGATGTGCTAACCTACGTGCGAAACAGCTTTACCAATAAAGCCAGTGCCGTAAAAGTTGCCGAGGTTAAAGCGGTACGGGGGACTGTTAAAAAATAGGCTATATTAAATGGTTAAGCACACAGAATGAACGCTTTGTGATGCTATAGCACGCTTAGCTTTGACGCGTTAAACTTTGACAACTTTTTAAAAGTTGTCAAAGCTAATTTTACGGGAGCAATGTAGCGCTCACGCATCAGCCTCCCCCTTTTATATTCTGCCAGAGACTGGAATGCTGGCATAGACTTGTCGCTCTAATAACCGCAGCGTTCTATATCTTCAAGAGTAACAGATCCGGCCAACCGGAAAACAATAGGGATGACGTTTGAACCTTATAGATTACCAAGCGAAGATAGGAAAAGTGGGCAAAGGCCCGACTGCACGCCGGGCCAGGAGTTGGCCTGTGGGCGGAAGGATCGGGCAGTCTTGATTTTTTTGGTTACTTTTTGTATCAAGACAAAAAGTAATAAGCCCTTCACGCGGCGATTGAGCGTGCCGATGTTCTAAATTATGAATACTGATTATCCGAGCAAAGATAGCACATTGATAATCAGCGCACCGAATATGACGCATACTTACCGCTTTTAGAAGATCCCTCCTCCCGTCGGATGACATGATGGAGAGGAATTTAACATTGACAATCAATAACTTACATAGATGTCATTATAAGCCTGTCGAAGGACGTGCGGCATCGCCCTGTACGAGATTTTTTTGATGTGGATTATTGTTCTGATTATCTATATTGCTGACTATCAGTGTATTTTATTGCATTAGAAATCAGTATTCTTAATTTAGAGCATCGGCCCGCTCAGTCGCCGCGGGAAGGGCTTTGTTCTTTTTTCTTGACAAAAAAGAACCAAAAAGTCAAGACTGCCCGATCCTTCCGCCCACGGGGCCAGCTCCCGGCCCGGCGTGCAGTCAGGCCTTTGCGCACCTTGCCTGTGCACCAAGGAAGATCACGAAGGTTCAAAACATCATCGCTTTTTTTTCGGCTGGGCAGGTTTGTTACTTGTGAAGATATAGAGCATTGATAATCAGCGGTTAAATTGAGAATAAGATCTTAAAATAGTAGTGGAATTTTACGAAAAATATCATTAGTAAAATATTGGCTTAGCCGATCACTTACAAATCGAATTTTTAGTACCCATACAAAACGTCATAGCCAATTTTTCAACCCATCAATCAACCGGGATACATAAATCAACAATAAATTTGTTTTCCGGGTGTTTTCTGTAATCGTTGTGGTATAGCTCGAAGGGGTTTCTGTCGGTAGTTTTATAGCCGTTTTCGTGGAGCCAGATAAACATGCCGGTCCAGGCTTTTTCAAAGTCGACGTTAGTCATTTCAAAACGGCCAACAATAAATTTTCCTTTATTGATGGTTAGGGTTGCTATTTCCCCATCGGTTTGCACCGGTTCTTGCAGCAGCATGCAGGAACTCATCCTTACCTTATCCGGCGCGGTTATTTTAAAACTATCGTGATAAATGGTAGCCATTTTTAGGCCGGACCAATCCATCAGGCCTTTAGGCCGGGCCCAGCGCATAAGCCGTTCAAAAGTACCGGCTAAGTTATCATGCCCAACATGTGCTATGTAGGCCATTTGTAACTGGGGCATTTCCTTAACTTCAATACTTGCATTCATTTCCATCCATTGTTTATGATCCATGTTGCAAATGTATTTGTCGAACGCCACTATCTTTTGCCCGTTCTTGCTATCCGCTTGCCTAATCTTGCTAAACTTATCCGGGCAATTATTGCGAAACTGCATGGGGCTCAGGCCATAAAACTTTTTAAAGGTGCGGGTGAATGATGAATTGCTGTTAAAGCCGTATTTTAAATAGATTTCGGTTAACCCAACTTCCTTTTTTCGCATTAAAACAGAAGCCGCCTTTTCCAACCGGCGGCGGGTAATATAGGCGTTCAGGGTTTCTTTAGTTACAACACTAAAAACCCGGTGGAAATGGAAAGGCGAGTAGCAAGCCGCAGCGGCAACCATTTCCAAAGTTAAGTCCTCATCCAGGTGCAGGTCGATAAAGCGGATGGCTTTATTTATGCTTTGTACATAGTCGGCACGGGCGGCATTATCTTTCCTGATGATCATCAAATGCTAAAATAGAAATAATGTTTCGGCCAACGTAAATAAGCTTCGCATCCTGGTTGCTTTGCGCGCAATATCAACCGCCGCCTGGCAATATCTTAATCTTTCGGCGCTTTGTATTTTACCCAACAATGCCGCCCATCAACGGGTCGGTAAAACTGCTTTTCCCGGTTTCAACGTGGCCCGCGTATCTTTTTTCGAAAGATGTATTGCCGGTAACCTTCACTGTAAAATCGTACCAGCCGAAGCTTTTCTCCAGGCTGATCATCACATTGGTTTTGTTTGCCGGGCTTAGCTGTTTATCGTAATTGTTGGTTTTGTAGGCGTTATCAATAATCTGGATGTTATATTGCTGTGTGTTGCTCAGGTTTTCGAGTTTTAATAGCACATTGCCGGTTAACTCTTTTTTACGGCTCAAGCGGTACTGCTGATAGTCGCAAACGATATCGATATCCGGGTCCTGGGCATTGCCTTTAAACTCCCGGTAAAAGCCATTTGGGCCGTACACCCGTAAGTGATAGTTGCTGCCCTCAAACTCCTGCAAGGGCCAGGTATCGGCCAGGCTGTCGCCGGCTATTAAGCCATAAGACCAGGTTCGTACGTTTTTAAACACCTGTTGTTTGTTTTCTTCGTGCAGGTATTTACCCGGCGCATACACATTAAAAGGTGCGCCTATTGCCGCTTTACCAAATACATGGTTGCTGGCCTCGAATTTGATGTCGAAGGATTTTTTATCGTTACTTAGTTTACCATCAGCGTATAACTGGTAAGGCAAGGCGCAGGATGGTTTGATGCCCTTTTCCTGCTGCGGCATATACGGCGATGATTGAGGCGACTGATTAAACTGAGCAACCTCGGCGGCGCTTAAAGCCTTATAGCCCGATGGCAGCTTGGTAAACTTGGCTTTGTGAATGCTCTCGATAAAGGCATCTTTAGGTAAAAACTCGGGTGTGGCAATTGTTTCGCCATGGTAGGGCCTGAAGGCCGAAGTCAGATCGCCGCAAATGGCACGGCGCCAGTCGCTGATGTTAGGTTCAGCAATCTTTTTTCCGGTTTTTTTACTCAGAAATTTTTCTAAAAACTGCAAGGTTGAGGTATGGTCAAACACTTCGGAGTTTACCCAGCCGCCCTTGCTCCAGGGCGAGGCAATTACCATAGGTACACGGTAGCCGAGCCCTACAGAACTCTCCCTGTCGTATTTTTCCGGAAACTCTTTCCGGTCCAGTTCCTGGTCAAGCGTAACAAACTCAACACGGGTATCAATGCCCTTCGATACCAGTCCGGTACCTGTTTTATGAGAATGCGGCGCTACAAACGGTGGCACGTGATCAAAATAACCATCATTTTCGTCATAGGTTAAAATAAAGATGGTTTTTTTCCATACTTCCGGGTTTTGGGTCAATATATCCAACACCTCGGATACATACCATGCCCCGTACCAGGGAGCACTTGGATGGTCGGAGAAATTTTCGGGGGCCGATAGCCACGATACCGTGGGCAGCTTGCCATTTTTTACATCGGCTCTAAACTGATGTAAAACATCGCCCTTGGGCACCTTTAATTCACGTTTAGTGCCGTTATCATCATAGGTCAGGTTGGTAAGCTCATGGTAGTCGGCATCGTTGGTATTGGTTACAAAAGCTTTGCGGTGGATGTTTTTTTCCCTTTGCGATAATTGCTCAAACGCCGCCGGGTTTAAACTTTCCATGCTTTTTTTCAGCGTTGCCAGGTCGGCCTGTTTGTTAGTTAGCTGTTTTTGCAAGTAAGCTATTTGGCTGTCGCCTACCGGTAGTGCGGCAATTTTCTTTTGCAGGGTATCAATCTCTGCCGGTATCTCCACCGCTTGTTTTTGCAGATAGGTGATGTGCTTATCGTGCAGGTGGATATGATACTGGCTAAAAAACTCAAGTGGATTATCCTGAAAGTTAGACAGCCAGGCATCTTGTTCGCCTTTAAAGCCAACATCGATGCTCATTTCATTTTGGTAACATTTCCAAGATATGTTAGCATCTTCCAGTCTTTCAGGAAAAGTGGCCCATTTTAAAGTGCCATAATCCATATCATCATTCCAAACATGGGCTCTTGAGCTTTCATTTTGCTGCTCGCGCACGGTGCCTGTCCAAAAAAACAACCGGTTGGGATTGGTGCCTGTTAATGCCGAGCAAAAATGCTGGTCGCACACGGTAAAAGCATCTGCCAGCTTATAATAAAAAGGAATATCGTTGCGGTTATGATAGCCCAGCGTTAAAGGCATTTTTGAATATTGGATATCGCTTGATTTTTTTACGTTGAGCCATTGGTCATACCGGCCATCGTTACGGGCATTTACCTGGTTAGCCCAGCTATGCGGTAACGAGTGCATCCAGGTAGCTTTAGTATTTTTGATATCCAAACGGAAAGGGGCATAAGTTTCGCCAGCATCATTGGTTTGCAGCCAAACGGGATTATGATCGGGCAGGGTAATAGCGCGTGGGTCGTTAAAGCC
Proteins encoded in this window:
- a CDS encoding MarR family winged helix-turn-helix transcriptional regulator; this encodes MERPQLIARNLRQIDYLYTKKLSKELSAIHVNNHFEVLLVLAKQVHPLTQNQLAQLLHLDKSRMANIVFQLEEHQLVSVEVNPADRRQHYVTLSPYALSAMPDIETKVQQINDMAEAGISQEKLDVFFEVVETIRQNLVKRSV
- a CDS encoding PQQ-dependent sugar dehydrogenase, encoding MKKKLLKYILPVALLTASISLYALKTDTSVVPDADNAGLTLPAGFGALKVAELGAQARHLSVTPQGDIYVKLARPKDGKGIMVLHEGANGKAEVTAAFGNYGGTGMYIKDGYLYASSNTEVFRYKLNDKNQVIDPDKPEKIITGLKAGRQHETKSIVLDNAGNIFVNIGAWSNSCQVVDRAFHSPGVEGCPILDSMGGIWEFKANKLNQSYNDGVRYATGLRNVVGLDWNQQDNQLFVMQHGRDNLNSAWPELFNVKQSAELPAECMYALKKGDNAGWPYMFYNQIEHKKIQAPEYGGDGKKEADAKYLEPVAAYPGHMAPNGLLFYTGKMFPEKYRNGAFIAFHGSWNRAPEPQKGYFVVFQPFKDGKPSGDWEVFADNFSGSAQKSASGRADHRPCGLAQGSDGSLYVSDDSKGTIYRIVYTKK
- a CDS encoding c-type cytochrome, which encodes MKVIFTTVVALCFSLLAIQKIAAQTKPAAKKAAAKAPASMAASMANGQRVYLQYCLSCHQMDGGGVPNMNPPLVKTTYVLGDKVRLIKIVLNGFAQNVDIDGQSYSNTMPPQNMLKDQEIADVLTYVRNSFTNKASAVKVAEVKAVRGTVKK
- a CDS encoding AraC family transcriptional regulator, yielding MIIRKDNAARADYVQSINKAIRFIDLHLDEDLTLEMVAAAACYSPFHFHRVFSVVTKETLNAYITRRRLEKAASVLMRKKEVGLTEIYLKYGFNSNSSFTRTFKKFYGLSPMQFRNNCPDKFSKIRQADSKNGQKIVAFDKYICNMDHKQWMEMNASIEVKEMPQLQMAYIAHVGHDNLAGTFERLMRWARPKGLMDWSGLKMATIYHDSFKITAPDKVRMSSCMLLQEPVQTDGEIATLTINKGKFIVGRFEMTNVDFEKAWTGMFIWLHENGYKTTDRNPFELYHNDYRKHPENKFIVDLCIPVD
- a CDS encoding phosphocholine-specific phospholipase C; translation: MDSRRDFLKKAALLTGSAGLSGVLPSSIQKALAINAPEGSTYMDAEHIVILMQENRSFDHCFGTLKGVRGFNDPRAITLPDHNPVWLQTNDAGETYAPFRLDIKNTKATWMHSLPHSWANQVNARNDGRYDQWLNVKKSSDIQYSKMPLTLGYHNRNDIPFYYKLADAFTVCDQHFCSALTGTNPNRLFFWTGTVREQQNESSRAHVWNDDMDYGTLKWATFPERLEDANISWKCYQNEMSIDVGFKGEQDAWLSNFQDNPLEFFSQYHIHLHDKHITYLQKQAVEIPAEIDTLQKKIAALPVGDSQIAYLQKQLTNKQADLATLKKSMESLNPAAFEQLSQREKNIHRKAFVTNTNDADYHELTNLTYDDNGTKRELKVPKGDVLHQFRADVKNGKLPTVSWLSAPENFSDHPSAPWYGAWYVSEVLDILTQNPEVWKKTIFILTYDENDGYFDHVPPFVAPHSHKTGTGLVSKGIDTRVEFVTLDQELDRKEFPEKYDRESSVGLGYRVPMVIASPWSKGGWVNSEVFDHTSTLQFLEKFLSKKTGKKIAEPNISDWRRAICGDLTSAFRPYHGETIATPEFLPKDAFIESIHKAKFTKLPSGYKALSAAEVAQFNQSPQSSPYMPQQEKGIKPSCALPYQLYADGKLSNDKKSFDIKFEASNHVFGKAAIGAPFNVYAPGKYLHEENKQQVFKNVRTWSYGLIAGDSLADTWPLQEFEGSNYHLRVYGPNGFYREFKGNAQDPDIDIVCDYQQYRLSRKKELTGNVLLKLENLSNTQQYNIQIIDNAYKTNNYDKQLSPANKTNVMISLEKSFGWYDFTVKVTGNTSFEKRYAGHVETGKSSFTDPLMGGIVG